The Paraburkholderia hospita genome includes a window with the following:
- a CDS encoding ATP-binding cassette domain-containing protein translates to MERKIALQVDHVTKVFPGVKALDDVTFEVAVGEVHGLVGENGAGKSTLMAVASGALVPEEGRVVINGVETKGDTEKARALGLAIVRQEPALMPDLTVAENLYLGVSEAQRPSLMRTTSWAQRLLQQWSDDVAIDASERVVSLNPEQRFIVEIVKALATKPKVLVLDEPTEHLLAEDVERLFERIRKVTAGGCAVVYISHRIREVQQIADRLTVLRDGQGQGTYDASNLSEQQIVELIVGGALDREFPPKSAARRAEVVLDVVGLRGTGFSDISLQVKKGEIVGLAGIDGNGQREFMRALAGLNKSKGSVTVNGKGASLKHSQAATRSDVRYLPGDRHREGIFGDLSVRENFSLRSLSFDTVRGLVRPKSEGRRAGEAVSSFAVKTPTIETLIRSLSGGNQQKLVLSSVLASKPKVLLVDEPTQGVDIGARMEIYKVLREAATAGTAVIVVSSDSLEVAGLCDRVLIFSRGHIVKELRDDAVSENNITSAVLTATTERERGSASISGFWKWAAGDWAPLVMLALVISVLGIYATHVNETYLSTRNLSGMLALVATLAIVSYGQQALMLVGGIDLSVGPLMGLMVVIQSFFLNDGGTLGHQVEGWLIVFAVAVVVGFINWLLVDPFRLHPMVATLATYMALQAVSLLLRPIPGGLIADSIVDGIGTQLGFVPVIAILAAIIALAFEFGLFRTRLGLAFRGVGSRAEAARMAGVHPHLTLLTAYVGCSLLAGIAAIPMMAQVGSGDPSAGVNYTLASVAAVVIGGASLFGGRGSFVGALLGALLITQVNVVTSFLDLGDSWQSYLLGGMILASVALYSKSREMAVAK, encoded by the coding sequence ATGGAACGAAAGATAGCACTGCAGGTTGACCATGTGACGAAGGTCTTCCCAGGTGTCAAAGCTCTGGACGATGTCACGTTTGAAGTCGCCGTCGGCGAAGTACACGGATTGGTCGGCGAAAACGGCGCCGGGAAATCAACGCTGATGGCGGTTGCATCGGGCGCCTTGGTCCCAGAAGAAGGACGGGTAGTCATCAACGGAGTTGAGACCAAGGGCGACACTGAGAAAGCACGTGCGCTCGGGCTTGCCATCGTTCGCCAAGAGCCAGCCTTGATGCCCGATTTGACAGTCGCCGAAAATCTGTACCTCGGCGTATCGGAAGCGCAGCGCCCATCTCTTATGCGCACGACATCATGGGCGCAACGTCTTCTGCAGCAATGGAGCGATGACGTTGCCATTGACGCGTCGGAACGGGTGGTCAGCCTGAATCCGGAGCAGCGATTCATCGTCGAAATTGTCAAGGCGCTCGCGACAAAGCCGAAGGTCCTGGTTCTCGACGAGCCTACGGAGCACCTTCTCGCAGAAGACGTCGAGCGTCTGTTTGAGCGTATTCGAAAGGTGACGGCAGGTGGCTGCGCTGTTGTCTACATCTCGCACCGGATTCGCGAGGTACAGCAGATTGCAGACCGCCTCACTGTACTTCGTGATGGGCAGGGACAAGGCACCTACGATGCCTCGAATCTGAGCGAGCAGCAGATTGTCGAGCTCATCGTCGGCGGTGCGCTCGACCGCGAGTTTCCTCCGAAGTCTGCCGCCCGTCGGGCCGAGGTCGTGCTGGATGTTGTCGGCTTGAGAGGCACCGGATTCTCGGACATATCCTTGCAGGTCAAGAAAGGCGAAATTGTTGGACTCGCCGGCATTGACGGTAACGGCCAGCGTGAATTCATGCGTGCGCTCGCGGGGTTGAACAAGAGCAAGGGAAGCGTGACCGTCAACGGCAAGGGTGCGTCGCTCAAACACTCCCAAGCCGCAACGCGCAGCGATGTGCGCTATCTGCCAGGTGACCGTCATCGCGAGGGTATCTTCGGCGATCTTTCGGTCCGCGAGAATTTCTCCCTACGTAGCCTGTCATTTGACACGGTGCGAGGCCTTGTGCGTCCGAAGAGTGAAGGGCGTCGAGCAGGGGAGGCCGTTTCAAGCTTCGCCGTCAAGACACCTACCATTGAGACACTCATCCGCTCGCTCTCCGGGGGCAATCAACAGAAGCTGGTTCTGTCCAGCGTGCTCGCGAGTAAGCCGAAGGTGCTGCTCGTGGACGAGCCGACCCAAGGGGTGGACATCGGTGCGAGGATGGAGATTTATAAGGTACTCCGTGAAGCGGCAACTGCTGGTACGGCTGTCATTGTCGTATCGTCAGACTCGCTTGAAGTCGCCGGACTGTGCGACCGCGTTCTGATTTTCTCGCGTGGGCACATCGTGAAGGAATTGCGCGATGACGCTGTGAGCGAAAACAACATCACGTCGGCGGTTTTGACCGCGACCACGGAACGGGAAAGAGGGTCGGCCAGCATTTCGGGTTTCTGGAAATGGGCGGCGGGGGACTGGGCACCGCTTGTGATGCTTGCACTCGTGATATCCGTGCTCGGAATTTATGCGACGCACGTCAACGAGACCTACCTTTCCACCCGCAATCTCAGCGGGATGCTCGCGCTTGTCGCCACACTGGCAATCGTCTCTTACGGGCAGCAGGCTCTGATGCTTGTTGGAGGTATCGACCTGTCGGTCGGCCCCTTGATGGGATTAATGGTCGTCATCCAGTCGTTCTTCCTGAACGATGGCGGAACGCTTGGCCATCAAGTGGAGGGGTGGTTGATTGTCTTTGCTGTGGCTGTAGTCGTCGGGTTCATTAATTGGCTCCTTGTCGACCCATTCCGTCTTCATCCGATGGTCGCGACGCTAGCCACTTATATGGCTCTCCAGGCGGTCTCACTACTCTTGCGTCCTATCCCAGGTGGTCTTATCGCGGACTCCATCGTTGACGGGATTGGCACGCAGTTGGGATTCGTCCCCGTCATTGCGATTCTCGCCGCCATCATCGCGCTGGCATTCGAGTTCGGGCTCTTTCGAACGAGGCTTGGTCTGGCCTTCCGCGGAGTGGGGTCTCGTGCAGAAGCGGCACGGATGGCTGGGGTCCACCCCCATCTGACGTTGCTTACCGCCTACGTTGGCTGTTCTCTGCTTGCGGGCATTGCTGCAATCCCAATGATGGCCCAGGTCGGCTCAGGCGACCCGAGCGCGGGCGTCAACTACACGCTTGCAAGCGTGGCGGCAGTAGTCATTGGCGGTGCGAGTCTGTTCGGAGGTCGTGGCTCGTTTGTAGGTGCACTGCTAGGCGCACTGCTTATCACGCAGGTCAACGTCGTCACCTCGTTCCTTGACCTCGGCGATTCATGGCAGTCGTATCTGTTGGGCGGGATGATTCTCGCGTCGGTGGCCCTTTATTCCAAGAGCAGAGAAATGGCGGTGGCAAAATGA
- a CDS encoding ABC transporter permease, with product MGEFSWIWIGLVLLFVISAVVAPGTMTRGSILAMLPFAGILAIVATGQTLVIQQRGLDMSAIGMVSLAGVLMARTGFGFDSIVLAAVFTVCVGAVVGMLNGALVSRLAITPLVATLAVNALLIGAVRSLTGNVPVNVPPIMQTISHAQFLGLPANVLFAFVFVVTAWVITRKTAVGRRFVAVGVNPRAADAAGVRVLKYQIGAYVASAVCFSAAGMLLAGFIGSASQSSGNDYLMPAIAAVVVGGTPFTGGKGSVIASAVAALFMAQLGQMVLALGAGTSVQLLVQACAILLATTVRYLPTALRTFRTIKN from the coding sequence ATGGGAGAGTTCTCATGGATTTGGATTGGACTGGTTCTTCTCTTTGTAATCAGCGCGGTGGTGGCGCCCGGCACCATGACGCGGGGTTCTATCCTGGCGATGTTGCCGTTCGCAGGGATTTTGGCAATTGTCGCCACAGGCCAAACGCTTGTCATCCAGCAGCGTGGTCTCGACATGTCGGCCATTGGCATGGTGTCTCTCGCGGGTGTCCTGATGGCAAGGACGGGCTTCGGATTCGATTCGATAGTTCTCGCGGCAGTATTTACGGTATGCGTTGGAGCAGTCGTCGGGATGCTCAATGGTGCGCTGGTTTCGCGGTTGGCCATAACACCGCTCGTTGCGACGCTTGCCGTGAACGCGCTCCTCATAGGTGCCGTCCGTTCACTCACAGGCAACGTCCCGGTCAACGTTCCGCCCATCATGCAGACCATCTCGCATGCCCAGTTCCTGGGGCTGCCTGCGAATGTGCTCTTCGCGTTCGTCTTCGTGGTCACTGCGTGGGTCATCACTCGTAAGACCGCCGTCGGGCGACGATTCGTGGCCGTCGGTGTCAACCCTCGCGCTGCAGATGCTGCGGGCGTGCGTGTGCTCAAGTACCAGATTGGCGCGTATGTAGCTTCGGCAGTGTGTTTTTCAGCTGCCGGAATGCTGCTTGCCGGATTTATCGGTAGCGCTTCGCAGTCTTCGGGTAACGACTACCTGATGCCCGCCATCGCAGCTGTCGTTGTGGGTGGTACGCCGTTTACGGGAGGCAAGGGTAGCGTGATTGCGAGTGCAGTAGCCGCACTTTTCATGGCGCAGTTAGGCCAGATGGTGTTGGCGCTTGGTGCGGGCACGTCAGTTCAGCTCCTTGTTCAGGCCTGCGCGATTCTGCTCGCAACCACCGTCCGTTATTTACCGACGGCTCTGCGAACATTCCGCACCATCAAGAACTAA
- a CDS encoding porin, whose protein sequence is MIKKVIFGALLTAGVCNAYAQSSVTLYGRIASGLDVVTNVATPDGQSKNNYRFGSNQYGISWWGLKGDEDLGGGYHAVFNLESMFTAGTGSLPSDSLFNRYAYVGLSNEIYGALWAGRVMSLTDETGYYLDPFGEQATGIANFAKGRAWGSRANTLTYNSPKWAGFSFRLQNGFGNEAGNFRGGRQFSASATYSIGGFNGYGVYEEIRDANGKFSSLYNASREYMVGATYQFSALKFYTGYQQLVASGQDTIIDPTNPVGATRNQQEWFGATYQVNAALAFQAAWFHGNVNHGGGSGNLGVIGTTYNLSKRTFVYATFGAMFNGGNANFPVETADSLPLPGHHQQGGYFGMMHYF, encoded by the coding sequence ATGATTAAGAAAGTTATTTTCGGCGCTCTTTTGACAGCCGGAGTTTGCAATGCCTATGCGCAAAGCAGCGTAACTCTGTATGGTCGTATCGCATCGGGGCTTGATGTTGTGACAAACGTTGCCACCCCCGATGGGCAATCCAAGAACAACTACCGCTTCGGTAGCAACCAGTACGGTATAAGCTGGTGGGGGCTGAAGGGCGACGAAGACCTTGGTGGCGGTTACCATGCTGTTTTCAACCTTGAAAGCATGTTCACTGCGGGTACTGGCTCACTTCCAAGTGACAGTCTTTTCAATCGTTACGCTTATGTCGGATTGTCGAACGAAATATACGGTGCGTTGTGGGCAGGTCGCGTGATGAGTCTCACGGACGAGACGGGATACTATCTCGACCCGTTCGGAGAGCAGGCAACGGGCATCGCTAACTTTGCGAAGGGTCGAGCCTGGGGCTCGCGAGCAAACACGCTGACCTACAACTCGCCGAAATGGGCAGGCTTCTCGTTCCGCCTGCAAAACGGCTTCGGAAACGAAGCTGGAAATTTCCGGGGCGGCCGGCAATTCAGTGCCAGCGCGACATACTCAATCGGCGGGTTCAATGGTTACGGCGTCTATGAGGAAATTCGAGACGCTAACGGCAAGTTCTCGAGCCTGTACAACGCGTCGCGCGAATACATGGTCGGTGCGACTTATCAGTTCAGTGCGTTGAAGTTCTACACGGGCTACCAGCAACTCGTCGCGTCTGGGCAAGACACGATTATCGACCCGACCAATCCGGTCGGTGCGACGCGGAACCAGCAAGAATGGTTCGGTGCAACCTATCAGGTCAATGCCGCGCTGGCGTTTCAGGCCGCCTGGTTCCACGGAAACGTGAACCACGGCGGGGGCAGCGGAAATCTGGGCGTTATTGGCACGACGTACAACCTGTCCAAGCGTACTTTCGTGTACGCCACGTTCGGCGCAATGTTCAATGGGGGAAATGCCAACTTCCCCGTTGAAACGGCAGATTCGTTGCCGCTGCCGGGTCACCACCAGCAGGGCGGCTACTTCGGGATGATGCATTACTTCTGA
- a CDS encoding MFS transporter: MTTPSSVRTVPVTPSHIPDETADDRLFRKVTLRIIPFLFFCYVIAILDRNNIGFAQLQMKHDLSLTDAMYSLGAVFFFCGYVLFEVPSNVLLHRFGARKTFSRIMLLWGTASVLMVFVSSTSQFYVLRFLLGVFEAGFFPGIVFYLTFWFPARRRAGALSIFYAGVAVAGVLGGLVSGGIMRGMDGVAGIHGWQWMLAIEGAPAILLGAIAFFYLKDNPSAASWLSIIEKRRLSDVLAREDKPSGHSHSLLSALGNPYVYLFAFVYFCLTSAILLLLFWMPAMIKEFGVQDIVQISLYSAIPNAIGAVGVILIARHSDRRNERKWHFILCAVGAAVALSLLTTHGIGFSVSMALLTIAAVLVYAAHPIFWSVPATFFRGPNAAASIALVSSIGVSSGTITPYLIGLIKTYTGSMSSAFYFIAVMLAIACVAMSYALRSEQARRLQES, from the coding sequence ATGACAACGCCGAGCTCGGTTCGCACGGTCCCCGTAACGCCAAGCCATATTCCTGACGAAACTGCGGACGACCGTCTTTTTCGCAAGGTAACGCTCCGAATCATCCCCTTTTTATTTTTCTGCTACGTCATCGCGATTTTGGACCGCAATAACATCGGTTTCGCGCAGTTGCAGATGAAGCATGACCTGTCACTGACCGACGCGATGTACAGCCTTGGCGCGGTATTCTTCTTCTGTGGTTACGTGCTTTTTGAAGTGCCCAGTAACGTGCTTCTTCATCGGTTCGGTGCCAGAAAGACGTTTTCCCGCATCATGCTGTTGTGGGGCACGGCGTCCGTGCTGATGGTATTTGTCTCGAGCACTTCGCAGTTTTATGTGCTCCGGTTTCTGCTCGGGGTGTTCGAAGCCGGGTTTTTTCCGGGCATCGTCTTCTACCTGACCTTCTGGTTCCCGGCGCGTCGTCGTGCTGGTGCGCTTTCGATTTTCTACGCGGGCGTCGCTGTTGCTGGCGTACTCGGCGGCTTGGTGTCGGGCGGGATTATGCGCGGCATGGATGGCGTTGCCGGGATTCACGGCTGGCAGTGGATGCTTGCGATTGAAGGGGCACCCGCCATTCTGCTCGGCGCCATTGCGTTTTTCTATCTCAAGGACAACCCGTCAGCAGCATCGTGGCTTTCCATAATCGAGAAGCGCCGTCTGTCGGATGTGCTGGCGCGCGAAGACAAGCCGAGCGGGCATAGCCATTCTCTGCTTTCGGCTTTGGGTAACCCTTACGTGTACCTGTTTGCCTTCGTCTACTTCTGTCTGACGTCTGCCATCCTGTTGCTGCTGTTCTGGATGCCGGCGATGATTAAGGAGTTTGGGGTTCAGGACATCGTTCAAATCAGCCTCTATTCGGCGATTCCGAACGCAATCGGTGCGGTAGGTGTCATCCTTATCGCCCGTCATTCTGACCGGCGAAACGAGCGGAAGTGGCACTTCATCTTGTGCGCGGTCGGAGCTGCAGTAGCGCTCTCATTGCTGACAACACACGGTATCGGCTTCAGCGTGTCGATGGCGTTACTGACCATCGCTGCCGTACTCGTGTATGCCGCACACCCAATCTTCTGGTCGGTTCCCGCAACATTCTTCCGCGGCCCGAATGCAGCTGCGAGCATTGCGCTGGTGAGCAGTATTGGGGTGTCGAGTGGAACGATTACGCCTTATCTCATCGGGCTAATCAAGACGTACACCGGTAGCATGAGTAGCGCTTTCTACTTCATTGCTGTCATGCTGGCAATTGCCTGCGTTGCGATGAGCTATGCACTACGGTCCGAGCAGGCGCGCCGGCTGCAGGAATCCTAA
- a CDS encoding DUF4148 domain-containing protein, translated as MRMQLLAAAIACTVSATSFADEQPAQVTRAQVASELEALHRAGYSPQDWVHYPDNIQAAERRIRAQHADVQTKTDH; from the coding sequence ATGAGAATGCAGCTTCTCGCAGCCGCCATTGCTTGCACCGTCAGCGCCACGAGTTTTGCCGATGAGCAACCGGCCCAAGTGACCCGGGCACAGGTTGCTTCCGAGTTAGAAGCCCTCCACCGCGCCGGATACTCCCCCCAAGACTGGGTTCACTATCCGGACAATATCCAGGCTGCCGAACGCCGCATTCGGGCGCAACACGCTGACGTCCAGACGAAAACCGACCATTGA
- a CDS encoding EthD domain-containing protein produces MIKRMTLLSRKEGAAFSDFRAYWAGCHADLALCMEGITSYTQNRVEKILWKHADAEGCFLVDGIVELCFENDEVMSVAQRSATGSKYIPDDEPNFLRGWSLCVVEHEDAFPEPLGVKVLVVAAMKDRADRDAFRKAVVSAKEADGTAAQMSFNWTTRTATRERLWSEPVPPDVLTALWFENTAQAHSAFEADGALVRAISLLSNRAAAYLIDPLVLK; encoded by the coding sequence ATGATTAAGCGAATGACATTGCTGTCCCGAAAAGAAGGGGCTGCATTCAGCGATTTCCGTGCTTATTGGGCGGGTTGCCACGCAGACCTCGCACTGTGCATGGAGGGCATCACCAGCTACACGCAAAACAGAGTCGAGAAAATTCTCTGGAAACACGCGGACGCTGAAGGGTGCTTCCTGGTGGATGGAATCGTGGAGCTTTGCTTCGAGAACGACGAAGTGATGAGCGTCGCTCAGCGCTCAGCGACGGGGAGCAAATACATCCCGGATGATGAGCCGAACTTCCTTCGTGGGTGGAGTCTCTGCGTCGTCGAACACGAGGATGCGTTCCCAGAACCCTTGGGGGTCAAGGTTCTCGTCGTGGCAGCTATGAAAGACCGAGCGGACCGCGATGCTTTCCGGAAGGCCGTGGTGTCGGCCAAAGAAGCCGATGGGACGGCCGCCCAGATGTCTTTCAACTGGACGACTCGTACAGCGACGCGGGAACGGCTGTGGTCGGAACCCGTCCCGCCAGATGTGCTGACCGCCTTGTGGTTCGAGAACACCGCTCAGGCGCATAGTGCGTTTGAAGCGGACGGCGCGCTCGTCCGTGCGATAAGCCTACTGTCCAATCGAGCTGCCGCTTACCTCATCGACCCGCTCGTGCTGAAGTAA
- a CDS encoding FAD-dependent oxidoreductase: MKQESEYVCDVLVIGSGCSGMSAAITAASNGLKVLVIEKEPKFGGSTARSGGWLWIPNTSLAKVQGIHEPEGAARTYLQHDAGDSFDGDRVDAFIKYGPEAVDFFTSKTAVRFDMPLVFPDYHAEAPGGTQGGRSMVTRPFDGRELGAAIKDLAPALPELTVFGMMLGSGKEIVHFMRVTKSVKSAWYVTKRLSRHFADVMKHGRGMTLTNGNALAGRLAKSLADLNVPLWLNTKAVSLTTQDGRITGAMVDRAGSKVKVQAARAVVLASGGFPYDIERRKQLFPHAPTGTEHFSPSPTGNTGDGLRMAEAVGGQVSTTLPNAAAWVPVSTLTRKDGSTGIMPHFIDRAKPGVISVLRDGRRFTNEGNSYHDFVQALVKSTPKGEEISAHLICDHKTLRTYGLGSAAPFPMPIGRYLRVGYLTRASSVEELAGKIGVNALNLRETVRSFNAEARLGRDPLFGKGSKAYNRYQGDALHSPNPCVAPIEKGPFYALKIRIGDIGTFAGLKADASCRVLDSKGAPIQGLYAVGNDACSIMGGNYPGAGITLGPALTFGYIAGKAIVAGDRLLESDVASNSASPKFAVVSQ, encoded by the coding sequence ATGAAGCAGGAAAGCGAATACGTCTGCGACGTGCTGGTGATTGGCTCAGGATGCTCCGGTATGTCGGCAGCAATCACGGCCGCCTCGAACGGACTCAAGGTCCTTGTGATTGAAAAGGAACCCAAGTTTGGCGGCTCGACTGCCCGCTCCGGGGGATGGCTTTGGATTCCAAACACGTCGCTGGCGAAGGTCCAGGGCATTCACGAGCCCGAAGGTGCCGCGCGCACGTACCTTCAGCATGACGCGGGCGACAGTTTTGACGGCGACCGCGTCGATGCTTTCATCAAGTACGGTCCTGAGGCCGTCGACTTTTTCACTTCGAAGACCGCGGTCCGGTTCGATATGCCGCTAGTCTTTCCCGACTATCACGCAGAAGCGCCGGGAGGCACGCAGGGTGGTCGCTCGATGGTTACGCGACCATTTGACGGACGAGAGCTCGGTGCTGCAATCAAGGACCTGGCCCCTGCGCTGCCCGAACTGACTGTGTTCGGGATGATGTTGGGATCGGGCAAGGAAATCGTTCATTTCATGCGCGTGACGAAGTCAGTCAAGTCGGCGTGGTACGTCACGAAGCGTCTTTCGCGTCACTTCGCGGATGTGATGAAACATGGTCGTGGCATGACGCTCACGAACGGCAACGCCCTGGCTGGACGTCTCGCGAAATCGCTCGCCGACTTGAATGTTCCCTTGTGGCTGAATACTAAGGCTGTGAGTCTCACGACCCAGGACGGCCGCATCACGGGCGCGATGGTTGACCGTGCAGGTTCAAAGGTAAAAGTGCAGGCCGCTCGCGCGGTCGTCCTTGCCAGCGGCGGCTTTCCCTACGATATCGAGCGTCGCAAGCAGCTCTTTCCGCACGCACCGACGGGAACTGAACACTTCTCTCCTTCGCCCACCGGAAACACGGGCGATGGGCTGAGGATGGCGGAAGCGGTTGGCGGCCAAGTTTCAACGACGCTTCCCAATGCGGCTGCATGGGTACCCGTTTCAACATTGACGCGCAAGGATGGCTCAACAGGCATCATGCCGCACTTCATTGACCGCGCGAAGCCGGGCGTAATCTCAGTCTTGCGTGACGGTCGTCGTTTTACGAATGAAGGCAACTCGTATCACGATTTTGTACAGGCTCTTGTCAAGTCGACCCCGAAGGGCGAGGAGATTTCTGCGCATCTCATCTGTGACCACAAGACTTTGCGCACCTATGGACTGGGAAGCGCCGCGCCGTTCCCGATGCCGATTGGTCGCTACCTGCGCGTTGGATATTTGACGCGGGCGTCCTCTGTGGAGGAGCTGGCAGGCAAGATTGGTGTCAACGCGTTGAATCTGAGAGAGACAGTTCGTAGTTTCAATGCGGAAGCCCGACTGGGTCGGGACCCGCTGTTTGGCAAGGGCAGCAAGGCATATAACCGCTACCAGGGTGATGCGTTGCATTCTCCGAACCCGTGCGTCGCCCCAATCGAGAAAGGGCCGTTCTACGCACTCAAAATCCGAATCGGCGACATCGGAACGTTTGCGGGACTGAAGGCAGACGCATCATGCCGTGTGCTCGACTCCAAGGGTGCTCCAATTCAGGGTCTGTACGCAGTCGGTAATGACGCATGCAGCATCATGGGTGGCAACTATCCGGGCGCTGGCATCACGCTCGGGCCCGCTCTTACCTTTGGTTATATCGCTGGCAAGGCCATTGTGGCGGGTGACAGGCTGCTCGAGAGTGACGTGGCGTCTAATTCCGCATCCCCAAAATTTGCGGTGGTGTCGCAATAA
- a CDS encoding IclR family transcriptional regulator: protein MEAKKAVQELAAKGPKEQRGIHAMEVGGTLLRHLADAGQPVSMAALSAATNVPLNQVFTYMVSLVRTGLVRRDVMTQSYEPGPLSLNLGLRALAQLPLLKETMLRVADLAGEANRGVFVAIWADRGPTVVRYLGPDIYVHTGLHVGAVMSIAYSSTGRLFAAFMPRRAIDPMLQRDVAERSGVSGPQATGVIDELLLDIRQRCLARTTGLPIPGIDSISAPIFNQAGELALAVTVFGPSGSIDGSRDGCVAERLSALTSELSSERYPAFLHM from the coding sequence ATGGAAGCCAAAAAAGCGGTTCAAGAGCTTGCTGCCAAGGGCCCGAAAGAACAGCGGGGCATACATGCTATGGAGGTAGGTGGCACACTCTTGCGCCACCTTGCTGATGCTGGTCAGCCCGTCTCGATGGCGGCGCTTAGCGCGGCGACCAATGTCCCATTAAACCAGGTCTTTACGTATATGGTGAGCCTCGTTCGCACAGGGCTCGTGCGAAGGGACGTGATGACCCAGAGCTATGAGCCCGGTCCGTTGTCACTCAACCTGGGTTTACGCGCGTTGGCACAACTTCCACTGCTGAAGGAGACCATGCTGCGCGTAGCAGACCTCGCCGGCGAGGCAAATCGCGGTGTATTTGTGGCCATCTGGGCTGACCGCGGTCCAACAGTCGTGCGCTATCTGGGGCCGGATATCTACGTGCATACGGGCTTGCATGTGGGCGCAGTTATGTCAATTGCTTACAGCAGCACTGGACGACTTTTCGCCGCATTCATGCCACGGCGCGCGATTGACCCGATGCTTCAACGTGACGTCGCGGAACGTAGCGGCGTATCGGGCCCACAGGCAACTGGTGTCATCGACGAGTTGCTTCTTGATATCAGGCAGAGGTGCCTTGCACGAACGACCGGTTTGCCGATACCAGGGATTGATAGCATCAGTGCTCCCATCTTCAATCAAGCAGGGGAGCTGGCGCTCGCGGTGACTGTTTTTGGGCCGTCCGGCAGCATTGACGGCTCGCGGGACGGCTGCGTTGCGGAGCGTCTATCGGCGCTCACATCGGAACTATCTTCAGAGCGCTATCCAGCGTTCCTCCACATGTAG